In Choristoneura fumiferana chromosome 21, NRCan_CFum_1, whole genome shotgun sequence, a single genomic region encodes these proteins:
- the LOC141439514 gene encoding uncharacterized protein isoform X1, which produces MLISRVSDDNEGEERAGEGEGEDIAQDYQTASELFELMAKDHNFEATEEEPLTTRDLVLLYKNIDLGKQLMSNVNELKRTAPNQYVETVIYPDEQGSESEVSEAYSSEDLQNIVLVNKERIDLLTNNKSHTLCHKLGDLEIQTSNVTTEYERQFLLKDMHLQEQLKSLKIMASSNQLNSTMLPASLLDYICCKRLEDNYNFYMDNIIKYVKNTIEQLKRISNGDYLTDKAKKKWKEVEKENDGHDKASKVLTASTSIPLHVERKLTGLSTTWDDIVHSEVDLRSLAKILEKKIVLEVPKLICGSYKLFSNRVADNLIISCQHKEMTVAEKKTESRVDVVFQLKRSETGEVVSNIDSIMILQSQEPQKADVSDCIEALSLTYDDVEDTAEKESPKIIELLETERNNDCNQLCSETDGEEESREDWQEHDEYGVVDSSSTNDYPTSENEHIAALSVSFAETPRGAGSHGTHPSSQTSGEVVTPDDIQITIQALNRRPSPTEKNADCTFHVKKKRSPTRVRIKSPYENKSHIMEEKKRRKLLEVKERRERRKIAMNENKISKHKNFKSAITPQASSSVTKLSITNKSFYNSIYGQNFNSETANPAPLVVINKAKGRKGNKNEDMIPEIVLEQPEEESEREEPVEKDGRKYINRSYYLDDAVTEMSLQMTCEKTSASTSAISNDSGTNLSLACAEMSAKELRPKSPEKLRLEQNPRQTQLSILSGALSKVPTNTPKGPATAQHHEPADTIPSTVECRRSIEKIYMLMKKLGKIDSRGNKKGVPSVMDLTSSVGGPASSELQTTRSDSGTSLKHQLPSSNPSNFSFEKPIADGLPTQLNSLNDRPVAPKVIICSKEKLDTDKLKKEPKKTTPNPHARTVPDNPLKAISQLLHEFDNVQKTRQKTVTESKSCNRAVATEGKTWRPDQYKRRVRIDLSAKEEPPASRAGTPKARPRAGVGPEANKTQVLVEKKKISDLIEEAKEARGEAVRGPGRLSTRLDMLAQPKRPYVPARADDRPARAQMDRLARGPAGARARARRPDPASPPPSKPPQPSERGGRRRPGTSPDGARGEPRAPAALPPMLKKKMVAVESYVKSHYGRSGGAGSVGHLSRAPLLPSDVELSSITASTEPEESGAIGSKLHRIVHSMLARRDGPRPSLDSMAQNVSHPDPPSTESDTSDDIFADKQIVTAVEAVPNKTIDERKLEPKEDAQALQPYGTVAELEMVEKALYRKLSAGAFPKRLRLGSLTLTPKHSLQGVMLLQSGDATSLLLNSKLSQNFKLHTSKSSDTGLPALPLSTTHLDFRLSHLPMQIATVGYAFPSYDRQTLFERNFKENDNKVDSMVLQNASSERLFRSSNAPSEAYMTENKTCQCFKGIPETASLECAVQADLSLPAAPLADPVQSKNQELVDTVSENNVETYTTDQTEVTKVTAKQSSLSDVSPKETVEESNKAMPCEAFEEKTEIIDYTTSLDMLVGLLNEIQKITTCTNDSSNGQDFGCRKRVEQNNSPKSLDSDSSLMSLYVYNTDAPKGKVETPVPETKTVSAAAMVPECSSKEVSAQFPDARDRQHANVFTEVPSRLHVFPGVGGTDSFLDSMLSGPSSSRSMVALRDCPAHIHSQPSVGSSNERALQVIGTNSVSVKSLVLFHNKNNAAARMQEQTLICKKMVKNAVLKRENSDASDALMKRVVLFENKPQRAKIMNKCCLNATEFDPMMKMKRDILVTVYSLLMLTVFAALSFPELLHQT; this is translated from the exons ATGTTGATCAGTCGAGTGTCGGACGATAACGAGGGGGAGGAGCGCGccggggagggggagggggaagACATCGCGCAGGACTATCAGACCGCCAGCGAGCTGTTCGAGCTCATGGCCAAAGACCATAACTTCGAGGCTACAG AAGAAGAACCTCTTACAACTAGGGACCTCGTCCTTCTGTACAAGAACATAGACCTCGGCAAGCAACTGATGTCCAACGTGAACGAGCTCAAACGGACAGCCCCCAACCAGTATGTCGAGACCGTCATCTACCCGGACGAGCAGGGCTCGGAGTCTGAAGTCAGCGAAGCATACAGCAGCGAGGACTTGCAGAACATCGTGCTCGTTAACAAGGAAAGAATCGATCTCCTGACCAATAACAAATCCCACACGCTGTGCCACAAACTCGGAGATCTGGAGATACAAACATCCAACGTCACGACTGAATATGAGCGACAGTTCTTATTGAAAGATATGCATTTACAAGAACAACTGAAGAGTTTGAAAATAATGGCCAGTTCGAACCAACTAAACAGCACGATGCTCCCCGCTTCGCTATTAGACTATATTTGCTGCAAACGCTTAGAAGACAACTACAATTTCTACATGGATAATATTATCAAGTATGTGAAAAACACAATTGAACAGCTCAAACGTATAAGTAACGGGGACTATTTGACCGACAAGGCTAAAAAGAAGTGGAAGGAGGTTGAAAAAGAGAACGATGGCCACGATAAAGCTTCCAAAGTTCTGACCGCATCCACCAGTATTCCTTTACACGTTGAGCGTAAGCTAACGGGACTGTCAACGACGTGGGACGACATAGTCCACTCTGAAGTAGATCTGAGGTCGCTCGCTAAAATATTAGAGAAAAAAATCGTACTTGAGGTCCCGAAGTTGATCTGTGGCTCGTACAAGCTGTTCAGTAACCGTGTCGCCGATAACTTGATCATAAGCTGCCAGCACAAGGAGATGACCGTCGCTGAAAAGAAGACAGAGTCTCGTGTCGACGTGGTGTTCCAACTGAAGCGTTCTGAAACCGGTGAGGTCGTTAGCAACATCGACTCTATAATGATCCTGCAATCACAGGAACCTCAAAAAG CGGACGTTTCAGATTGCATAGAAGCACTGTCTTTGACGTATGATGACGTGGAAGATACAGCGGAGAAAGAATCACCGAAGATTATTGAGCTTCTAGAAACGGAGCGAAATAATGATTGTAATCAGCTGTGTTCTGAAACTGATGGTGAAGAAGAATCGCGTGAAGACTGGCAGGAGCACGACGAATATGGAGTAGTTGATAGCAGCTCCACGAACGACTATCCGACTAGCGAGAACGAGCACATCGCGGCGCTGAGCGTGTCATTTGCCGAGACTCCACGGGGCGCGGGCTCCCACGGCACCCACCCCAGCAGCCAAACCTCGGGAGAGGTCGTCACGCCCGATGACATACAGATTACGATTCAAGCACTCAACAGGCGCCCCTCTCCCACAGAAAAAAATGCTGATTGCACTTTCCACGTCAAAAAGAAGAGGTCCCCCACCCGAGTCCGAATTAAGTCTCCATACGAAAATAAATCTCATATTATGGAAGAAAAGAAGAGGAGGAAACTGCTAGAAGTGAAGGAACGGCGGGAACGGAGAAAAATCGCTATGAACGAAAACAAAATCAGTAAGCACAAAAATTTTAAGAGCGCAATCACACCTCAAGCGTCCAGTTCGGTCACCAAGTTGTCCATCACCAACAAATCCTTCTACAATTCTATTTACGGACAGAATTTTAACTCTGAGACGGCCAATCCCGCGCCTCTGGTGGTAATTAATAAAGCAAAGGGACGCAAAGGGAACAAGAATGAAGACATGATACCCGAAATCGTGCTGGAACAGCCGGAAGAAGAGAGCGAGCGAGAAGAGCCCGTGGAGAAAGACGGTAGGAAATACATCAACAGGAGCTACTACTTAGACGACGCCGTCACCGAAATGTCTTTGCAAATGACATGTGAGAAGACTTCGGCGTCTACATCCGCTATTTCCAATGATTCCGGAACAAATCTGTCACTCGCATGTGCTGAAATGTCTGCAAAGGAGTTGAGACCAAAGTCGCCTGAAAAACTAAG gttgGAACAAAATCCTCGGCAAACGCAACTATCTATTCTCAGTGGCGCACTgagtaaagtacctactaacaCTCCCAAAGGCCCCGCGACTGCGCAGCATCACGAACCAGCTGACACCATCCCGTCCACCGTCGAGTGTCGCCGCAGCATCGAGAAAATATATATGCTAATGAAGAAACTCGGGAAGATTGATTCTCGGGGGAACAAGAAAGGTGTTCCGAGCGTTATGGATCTGACGAGCTCCGTTGGCGGCCCCGCCAGCTCCGAACTACAGACCACGCGAAGCGACAGCGGCACCAGCCTGAAACACCAACTCCCTTCTTCTAACCCTAGCAACTTCAGCTTCGAAAAACCAATCGCCGATGGCTTACCTACGCAGCTCAACTCCTTAAACGACAGACCGGTGGCGCCTAAAGTCATCATCTGCTCCAAAGAGAAACTCGACACCGATAAATTAAAGAAGGAGCCCAAAAAAACCACGCCGAATCCCCACGCCAGAACTGTCCCCGACAATCCTTTGAAAGCCATTTCACAGTTGTTACACGAGTTTGACAACGTCCAAAAGACTAGACAGAAAACGGTTACAGAGTCCAAGTCGTGCAACCGCGCGGTGGCCACGGAGGGGAAGACTTGGCGGCCGGATCAATACAAGAGGCGCGTGCGGATCGACCTGTCGGCCAAAGAAGAGCCGCCGGCCAGCCGGGCGGGCACCCCTAAGGCCAGGCCGCGGGCTGGCGTCGGCCCTGAGGCGAATAAGACGCAG GTGTTGGTAGAGAAGAAGAAGATCAGCGATTTGATCGAGGAGGCGAAGGAGGCGCGCGGCGAGGCGGTGCGCGGGCCCGGCCGCCTCAGCACGCGCCTCGACATGCTGGCGCAGCCCAAGCGGCCCTATGTGCCCGCGCGCGCCGACGACCGCCCCGCGCGCGCGCAG ATGGACCGCTTGGCGCGAGGCCCGGCGGGAGCGCGGGCGCGAGCGCGGCGCCCCGACCCCGCGTCGCCGCCGCCCTCCAAGCCGCCCCAGCCCTCAG AGCGAGGCGGCCGGCGGCGCCCGGGCACCAGTCCCGACGGCGCCCGCGGGGagccgcgcgcgcccgccgccctgCCGCCGATGCT AAAAAAGAAGATGGTGGCGGTGGAATCGTACGTGAAGAGTCACTACGGACGCAGCGGGGGCGCCGGCAGCGTCGGGCACCTGTCGCGCGCGCCGCTGCTGCCAAGCGACGTCGAACTGT CATCGATAACAGCGTCGACTGAGCCCGAGGAGTCGGGCGCCATCGGCAGCAAGCTGCATCGGATCGTGCACTCGATGCTGGCGCGGCGCGACGGCCCGCGGCCCAGCCTCGACTCCATGGCGCAGAACGTGTCGCACCCCGACCCGCCCTCCACCGAATCCGACACCTCGGATGATATATTCGCCGACAAACAGATCGTCACCGCCGTCGAAGCGGTCCCGAACAAGACGATCGACGAGAGGAAGCTAGAACCGAAAGAAGACGCCCAGGCTTTACAGCCCTACGGCACGGTTGCTGAACTCGAGATGGTCGAGAAGGCGCTGTACCGCAAGCTGTCGGCGGGCGCGTTCCCCAAGCGCCTGCGCCTCGGCAGCCTCACGCTGACGCCCAAGCACTCGCTGCAGGGCGTCATGCTGCTGCAGTCCGGCGACGCCACCTCCTTACTCCTCAACTCCAAGTTATCGCAGAACTTCAAGTTACACACCTCGAAATCGAGCGACACTGGTTTACCGGCCTTGCCTCTGTCGACGACGCATTTGGACTTTAGGTTGTCCCACCTGCCTATGCAGATAGCGACCGTCGGTTATGCTTTTCCGAGCTACGATCGGCAAACCCTATTTGAGagaaattttaaagaaaatgataACAAAGTTGATTCAATGGTGCTGCAAAATGCGAGTAGCGAGCGTCTTTTCCGGTCGTCGAACGCTCCCAGCGAGGCGTACATGACAGAAAATAAGACTTGTCAGTGCTTTAAAGGCATCCCGGAAACGGCTAGCCTCGAATGTGCCGTGCAGGCCGACTTGTCTCTCCCCGCCGCCCCGCTCGCCGACCCTGTTCAAAGCAAGAATCAAGAGTTAGTCGATACGGTTTCCGAGAATAACGTCGAAACATATACGACCGATCAGACTGAAGTTACAAAAGTCACTGCAAAACAATCCTCTTTAAGCGACGTTTCTCCGAAAGAAACTGTAGAGGAGAGCAATAAAGCAATGCCATGTGAAGCCTTTGAGGAGAAGACAGAAATCATAGATTATACCACGTCTCTTGATATGCTGGTGGGTCTCCTGAATGAGATACAGAAAATCACGACTTGTACGAACGACTCATCAAACGGGCAAGATTTCGGCTGCCGCAAGCGAGTCGAGCAAAACAATAGCCCGAAGAGCCTAGACTCCGACTCCAGTTTAATGTCACTCTACGTTTACAATACCGATGCCCCTAAAGGCAAAGTTGAGACGCCTGTCCCGGAAACGAAGACCGTGAGCGCCGCAGCCATGGTCCCAGAGTGTAGTAGCAAGGAGGTATCGGCGCAGTTCCCAGACGCACGAGACAGGCAGCATGCCAACGTGTTCACGGAAGTGCCGTCCCGGTTGCACGTGTTCCCCGGTGTTGGCGGCACAGATTCATTCCTGGACTCCATGTTGAGCGGCCCGTCGTCCAGCCGCTCCATGGTCGCTCTCAGAGATTGTCCCGCTCACATCCACTCCCAGCCGTCCGTTGGATCCAGCAATGAAAGAGCACTGCAGGTAATTGGAACAAACTCTGTCTCGGTCAAGTCACTAGTACTGTTCCACAACAAGAATAATGCTGCTGCAAGAATGCAGGAACAGACTCTGATTTgcaaaaaaatggtaaaaaatgcAGTGTTGAAAAGAGAGAATAGCGATGCAAGTGATGCTTTGATGAAAAGAGTGGTTTTATTTGAGAATAAGCCGCAAAGGGCAAAAATCATGAACAAATGCTGTCTGAACGCCACAGAGTTCGATCCTATGATGAAAATGAAGCGAGATATATTGGTGACGGTATACTCTCTGCTGATGCTGACGGTGTTTGCGGCGCTGTCCTTCCCCGAGTTGCTGCACCAAACATGA
- the LOC141439514 gene encoding uncharacterized protein isoform X2 has protein sequence MLISRVSDDNEGEERAGEGEGEDIAQDYQTASELFELMAKDHNFEATEEEPLTTRDLVLLYKNIDLGKQLMSNVNELKRTAPNQYVETVIYPDEQGSESEVSEAYSSEDLQNIVLVNKERIDLLTNNKSHTLCHKLGDLEIQTSNVTTEYERQFLLKDMHLQEQLKSLKIMASSNQLNSTMLPASLLDYICCKRLEDNYNFYMDNIIKYVKNTIEQLKRISNGDYLTDKAKKKWKEVEKENDGHDKASKVLTASTSIPLHVERKLTGLSTTWDDIVHSEVDLRSLAKILEKKIVLEVPKLICGSYKLFSNRVADNLIISCQHKEMTVAEKKTESRVDVVFQLKRSETGEVVSNIDSIMILQSQEPQKDCIEALSLTYDDVEDTAEKESPKIIELLETERNNDCNQLCSETDGEEESREDWQEHDEYGVVDSSSTNDYPTSENEHIAALSVSFAETPRGAGSHGTHPSSQTSGEVVTPDDIQITIQALNRRPSPTEKNADCTFHVKKKRSPTRVRIKSPYENKSHIMEEKKRRKLLEVKERRERRKIAMNENKISKHKNFKSAITPQASSSVTKLSITNKSFYNSIYGQNFNSETANPAPLVVINKAKGRKGNKNEDMIPEIVLEQPEEESEREEPVEKDGRKYINRSYYLDDAVTEMSLQMTCEKTSASTSAISNDSGTNLSLACAEMSAKELRPKSPEKLRLEQNPRQTQLSILSGALSKVPTNTPKGPATAQHHEPADTIPSTVECRRSIEKIYMLMKKLGKIDSRGNKKGVPSVMDLTSSVGGPASSELQTTRSDSGTSLKHQLPSSNPSNFSFEKPIADGLPTQLNSLNDRPVAPKVIICSKEKLDTDKLKKEPKKTTPNPHARTVPDNPLKAISQLLHEFDNVQKTRQKTVTESKSCNRAVATEGKTWRPDQYKRRVRIDLSAKEEPPASRAGTPKARPRAGVGPEANKTQVLVEKKKISDLIEEAKEARGEAVRGPGRLSTRLDMLAQPKRPYVPARADDRPARAQMDRLARGPAGARARARRPDPASPPPSKPPQPSERGGRRRPGTSPDGARGEPRAPAALPPMLKKKMVAVESYVKSHYGRSGGAGSVGHLSRAPLLPSDVELSSITASTEPEESGAIGSKLHRIVHSMLARRDGPRPSLDSMAQNVSHPDPPSTESDTSDDIFADKQIVTAVEAVPNKTIDERKLEPKEDAQALQPYGTVAELEMVEKALYRKLSAGAFPKRLRLGSLTLTPKHSLQGVMLLQSGDATSLLLNSKLSQNFKLHTSKSSDTGLPALPLSTTHLDFRLSHLPMQIATVGYAFPSYDRQTLFERNFKENDNKVDSMVLQNASSERLFRSSNAPSEAYMTENKTCQCFKGIPETASLECAVQADLSLPAAPLADPVQSKNQELVDTVSENNVETYTTDQTEVTKVTAKQSSLSDVSPKETVEESNKAMPCEAFEEKTEIIDYTTSLDMLVGLLNEIQKITTCTNDSSNGQDFGCRKRVEQNNSPKSLDSDSSLMSLYVYNTDAPKGKVETPVPETKTVSAAAMVPECSSKEVSAQFPDARDRQHANVFTEVPSRLHVFPGVGGTDSFLDSMLSGPSSSRSMVALRDCPAHIHSQPSVGSSNERALQVIGTNSVSVKSLVLFHNKNNAAARMQEQTLICKKMVKNAVLKRENSDASDALMKRVVLFENKPQRAKIMNKCCLNATEFDPMMKMKRDILVTVYSLLMLTVFAALSFPELLHQT, from the exons ATGTTGATCAGTCGAGTGTCGGACGATAACGAGGGGGAGGAGCGCGccggggagggggagggggaagACATCGCGCAGGACTATCAGACCGCCAGCGAGCTGTTCGAGCTCATGGCCAAAGACCATAACTTCGAGGCTACAG AAGAAGAACCTCTTACAACTAGGGACCTCGTCCTTCTGTACAAGAACATAGACCTCGGCAAGCAACTGATGTCCAACGTGAACGAGCTCAAACGGACAGCCCCCAACCAGTATGTCGAGACCGTCATCTACCCGGACGAGCAGGGCTCGGAGTCTGAAGTCAGCGAAGCATACAGCAGCGAGGACTTGCAGAACATCGTGCTCGTTAACAAGGAAAGAATCGATCTCCTGACCAATAACAAATCCCACACGCTGTGCCACAAACTCGGAGATCTGGAGATACAAACATCCAACGTCACGACTGAATATGAGCGACAGTTCTTATTGAAAGATATGCATTTACAAGAACAACTGAAGAGTTTGAAAATAATGGCCAGTTCGAACCAACTAAACAGCACGATGCTCCCCGCTTCGCTATTAGACTATATTTGCTGCAAACGCTTAGAAGACAACTACAATTTCTACATGGATAATATTATCAAGTATGTGAAAAACACAATTGAACAGCTCAAACGTATAAGTAACGGGGACTATTTGACCGACAAGGCTAAAAAGAAGTGGAAGGAGGTTGAAAAAGAGAACGATGGCCACGATAAAGCTTCCAAAGTTCTGACCGCATCCACCAGTATTCCTTTACACGTTGAGCGTAAGCTAACGGGACTGTCAACGACGTGGGACGACATAGTCCACTCTGAAGTAGATCTGAGGTCGCTCGCTAAAATATTAGAGAAAAAAATCGTACTTGAGGTCCCGAAGTTGATCTGTGGCTCGTACAAGCTGTTCAGTAACCGTGTCGCCGATAACTTGATCATAAGCTGCCAGCACAAGGAGATGACCGTCGCTGAAAAGAAGACAGAGTCTCGTGTCGACGTGGTGTTCCAACTGAAGCGTTCTGAAACCGGTGAGGTCGTTAGCAACATCGACTCTATAATGATCCTGCAATCACAGGAACCTCAAAAAG ATTGCATAGAAGCACTGTCTTTGACGTATGATGACGTGGAAGATACAGCGGAGAAAGAATCACCGAAGATTATTGAGCTTCTAGAAACGGAGCGAAATAATGATTGTAATCAGCTGTGTTCTGAAACTGATGGTGAAGAAGAATCGCGTGAAGACTGGCAGGAGCACGACGAATATGGAGTAGTTGATAGCAGCTCCACGAACGACTATCCGACTAGCGAGAACGAGCACATCGCGGCGCTGAGCGTGTCATTTGCCGAGACTCCACGGGGCGCGGGCTCCCACGGCACCCACCCCAGCAGCCAAACCTCGGGAGAGGTCGTCACGCCCGATGACATACAGATTACGATTCAAGCACTCAACAGGCGCCCCTCTCCCACAGAAAAAAATGCTGATTGCACTTTCCACGTCAAAAAGAAGAGGTCCCCCACCCGAGTCCGAATTAAGTCTCCATACGAAAATAAATCTCATATTATGGAAGAAAAGAAGAGGAGGAAACTGCTAGAAGTGAAGGAACGGCGGGAACGGAGAAAAATCGCTATGAACGAAAACAAAATCAGTAAGCACAAAAATTTTAAGAGCGCAATCACACCTCAAGCGTCCAGTTCGGTCACCAAGTTGTCCATCACCAACAAATCCTTCTACAATTCTATTTACGGACAGAATTTTAACTCTGAGACGGCCAATCCCGCGCCTCTGGTGGTAATTAATAAAGCAAAGGGACGCAAAGGGAACAAGAATGAAGACATGATACCCGAAATCGTGCTGGAACAGCCGGAAGAAGAGAGCGAGCGAGAAGAGCCCGTGGAGAAAGACGGTAGGAAATACATCAACAGGAGCTACTACTTAGACGACGCCGTCACCGAAATGTCTTTGCAAATGACATGTGAGAAGACTTCGGCGTCTACATCCGCTATTTCCAATGATTCCGGAACAAATCTGTCACTCGCATGTGCTGAAATGTCTGCAAAGGAGTTGAGACCAAAGTCGCCTGAAAAACTAAG gttgGAACAAAATCCTCGGCAAACGCAACTATCTATTCTCAGTGGCGCACTgagtaaagtacctactaacaCTCCCAAAGGCCCCGCGACTGCGCAGCATCACGAACCAGCTGACACCATCCCGTCCACCGTCGAGTGTCGCCGCAGCATCGAGAAAATATATATGCTAATGAAGAAACTCGGGAAGATTGATTCTCGGGGGAACAAGAAAGGTGTTCCGAGCGTTATGGATCTGACGAGCTCCGTTGGCGGCCCCGCCAGCTCCGAACTACAGACCACGCGAAGCGACAGCGGCACCAGCCTGAAACACCAACTCCCTTCTTCTAACCCTAGCAACTTCAGCTTCGAAAAACCAATCGCCGATGGCTTACCTACGCAGCTCAACTCCTTAAACGACAGACCGGTGGCGCCTAAAGTCATCATCTGCTCCAAAGAGAAACTCGACACCGATAAATTAAAGAAGGAGCCCAAAAAAACCACGCCGAATCCCCACGCCAGAACTGTCCCCGACAATCCTTTGAAAGCCATTTCACAGTTGTTACACGAGTTTGACAACGTCCAAAAGACTAGACAGAAAACGGTTACAGAGTCCAAGTCGTGCAACCGCGCGGTGGCCACGGAGGGGAAGACTTGGCGGCCGGATCAATACAAGAGGCGCGTGCGGATCGACCTGTCGGCCAAAGAAGAGCCGCCGGCCAGCCGGGCGGGCACCCCTAAGGCCAGGCCGCGGGCTGGCGTCGGCCCTGAGGCGAATAAGACGCAG GTGTTGGTAGAGAAGAAGAAGATCAGCGATTTGATCGAGGAGGCGAAGGAGGCGCGCGGCGAGGCGGTGCGCGGGCCCGGCCGCCTCAGCACGCGCCTCGACATGCTGGCGCAGCCCAAGCGGCCCTATGTGCCCGCGCGCGCCGACGACCGCCCCGCGCGCGCGCAG ATGGACCGCTTGGCGCGAGGCCCGGCGGGAGCGCGGGCGCGAGCGCGGCGCCCCGACCCCGCGTCGCCGCCGCCCTCCAAGCCGCCCCAGCCCTCAG AGCGAGGCGGCCGGCGGCGCCCGGGCACCAGTCCCGACGGCGCCCGCGGGGagccgcgcgcgcccgccgccctgCCGCCGATGCT AAAAAAGAAGATGGTGGCGGTGGAATCGTACGTGAAGAGTCACTACGGACGCAGCGGGGGCGCCGGCAGCGTCGGGCACCTGTCGCGCGCGCCGCTGCTGCCAAGCGACGTCGAACTGT CATCGATAACAGCGTCGACTGAGCCCGAGGAGTCGGGCGCCATCGGCAGCAAGCTGCATCGGATCGTGCACTCGATGCTGGCGCGGCGCGACGGCCCGCGGCCCAGCCTCGACTCCATGGCGCAGAACGTGTCGCACCCCGACCCGCCCTCCACCGAATCCGACACCTCGGATGATATATTCGCCGACAAACAGATCGTCACCGCCGTCGAAGCGGTCCCGAACAAGACGATCGACGAGAGGAAGCTAGAACCGAAAGAAGACGCCCAGGCTTTACAGCCCTACGGCACGGTTGCTGAACTCGAGATGGTCGAGAAGGCGCTGTACCGCAAGCTGTCGGCGGGCGCGTTCCCCAAGCGCCTGCGCCTCGGCAGCCTCACGCTGACGCCCAAGCACTCGCTGCAGGGCGTCATGCTGCTGCAGTCCGGCGACGCCACCTCCTTACTCCTCAACTCCAAGTTATCGCAGAACTTCAAGTTACACACCTCGAAATCGAGCGACACTGGTTTACCGGCCTTGCCTCTGTCGACGACGCATTTGGACTTTAGGTTGTCCCACCTGCCTATGCAGATAGCGACCGTCGGTTATGCTTTTCCGAGCTACGATCGGCAAACCCTATTTGAGagaaattttaaagaaaatgataACAAAGTTGATTCAATGGTGCTGCAAAATGCGAGTAGCGAGCGTCTTTTCCGGTCGTCGAACGCTCCCAGCGAGGCGTACATGACAGAAAATAAGACTTGTCAGTGCTTTAAAGGCATCCCGGAAACGGCTAGCCTCGAATGTGCCGTGCAGGCCGACTTGTCTCTCCCCGCCGCCCCGCTCGCCGACCCTGTTCAAAGCAAGAATCAAGAGTTAGTCGATACGGTTTCCGAGAATAACGTCGAAACATATACGACCGATCAGACTGAAGTTACAAAAGTCACTGCAAAACAATCCTCTTTAAGCGACGTTTCTCCGAAAGAAACTGTAGAGGAGAGCAATAAAGCAATGCCATGTGAAGCCTTTGAGGAGAAGACAGAAATCATAGATTATACCACGTCTCTTGATATGCTGGTGGGTCTCCTGAATGAGATACAGAAAATCACGACTTGTACGAACGACTCATCAAACGGGCAAGATTTCGGCTGCCGCAAGCGAGTCGAGCAAAACAATAGCCCGAAGAGCCTAGACTCCGACTCCAGTTTAATGTCACTCTACGTTTACAATACCGATGCCCCTAAAGGCAAAGTTGAGACGCCTGTCCCGGAAACGAAGACCGTGAGCGCCGCAGCCATGGTCCCAGAGTGTAGTAGCAAGGAGGTATCGGCGCAGTTCCCAGACGCACGAGACAGGCAGCATGCCAACGTGTTCACGGAAGTGCCGTCCCGGTTGCACGTGTTCCCCGGTGTTGGCGGCACAGATTCATTCCTGGACTCCATGTTGAGCGGCCCGTCGTCCAGCCGCTCCATGGTCGCTCTCAGAGATTGTCCCGCTCACATCCACTCCCAGCCGTCCGTTGGATCCAGCAATGAAAGAGCACTGCAGGTAATTGGAACAAACTCTGTCTCGGTCAAGTCACTAGTACTGTTCCACAACAAGAATAATGCTGCTGCAAGAATGCAGGAACAGACTCTGATTTgcaaaaaaatggtaaaaaatgcAGTGTTGAAAAGAGAGAATAGCGATGCAAGTGATGCTTTGATGAAAAGAGTGGTTTTATTTGAGAATAAGCCGCAAAGGGCAAAAATCATGAACAAATGCTGTCTGAACGCCACAGAGTTCGATCCTATGATGAAAATGAAGCGAGATATATTGGTGACGGTATACTCTCTGCTGATGCTGACGGTGTTTGCGGCGCTGTCCTTCCCCGAGTTGCTGCACCAAACATGA